Genomic segment of Apium graveolens cultivar Ventura chromosome 7, ASM990537v1, whole genome shotgun sequence:
CAGGTTACAATTAATATTATACAAGGGATTAAAGTATCATTTCACCACAAAATTCCTATATTTAAACAAATGACTCGATCAAAGTGTCAAAAGTATATACTTTTTAGTAGATCTATTGGAAGTGACGAAAGAAGGACTAAAGTACAATATTTCACTTGCATAAAAAGGTTCTCACTGACATGTCAAGATATACACTGTTAGGCGTTAGCTGCCAAGTGAATGGTAACTGCACTGAAGTTTACTGAAAATAGCAACAGATCCATAACCCACGTAGTAGCACGAATAGTTTGTGTATTTTTCCAACTTATGAGGCATAGCACCTGTTTGGTTCACTTACATGAAAGGATCAAGTGTTTGTATATAAAAACAGGTACTTAGTTTTGTAATTGTGATAAGCGCTTGTTTATTTGAAAAAAGAAGATTGGAAAATACCCATGTGAAACAATTACTATCCCTATATACATTAAAATCTCAAGTTCTAACTATGTTATTAACATGATAAGATGCACCAAGTGAACAGAATGAACAACTTACATTTGCTTCAGCCGCTGGATTAACATTTCCATTTACTGAAAAGGCACCACCAAGAATAACTATCTCCCCGACATTTTTGGTAAAATTGGAATCCAATTGAACAGCCTATTTGAAATAGAAATATTTCACAAAAAATGTAGTTCAACTTAATTAATGGCCGATGCTAGTGTAAATCATTAAATTATTGAAAAGACAAAGAAAAACTATGACAAAAGTTCAAAAATTCCGACCAATGCAATATTAGTAAGGGGGCCTAGGGCAACCACACTGACTTCTCCAGGGTATAATTTAGCTTGTTCAACGAGAAATTCAGCAGCTGACTGTTTTATTGGCTTTCCTTTTGGTGGAGGAAAGTTCTGGTTTCCAAGTCCATCCGTGCCATGAACAAAATCAGCAATACGCAGTTTTGTCCCTTGCTAAATAAACCAACGAAAGCTCATTAAAAGAAAATGATTCATAAAATCAATTTAAGAAGAAATATAGTACAAGAGAGGTGGATGAATAGCATTGAAGAAGATAATTTGTACAATCAATCCAGATTAAGTGAAAGAATGTAATACTGTGATTGTGACATGAGATCCTTCGGCCACTGGAATATCAGTCCTCCCTGCAACTTCCAACTACATAGCGGAAAGAAACTAACAATAATTAACAAAAGAATATCCATCAAGTTACACCAACATAGCATTCACATGAAAATCCAAGATTTCCACGTAAACAAAATCTAAATTTGATGTCTTTTTGATGAGTTACCTATTATCCCAAAACTCAGTGTGTCAAAGGCTTGAATGGATCATATATCTTTAAGAGTAGAGTGCAGTATGGAAGCAAAAAAAAAAGAGGATTATTTGAACATGCACTTTGGCCAACATACCACTTGCAATACTGCACTTTTGGAACTACCACTTGCAATATCAAATTTTATAGCTATTTTAGCTAATTGTGTTAGGACTTTTCCATCTAATTCCATTTAACAACcgtatatattatatatgtttgCCTATACCCATTAATATAGCTGTTTAATTAGGAATTGAACAACGAAAACTCACATAATTAGTTGAAATTGATGGAATGTGTATAAATGAAACTAAATGTGAACTTTGGTCATAGAAATGATAGTTTTAAAATTGTAGTATTTCTCGTGGCATGTTAGCCAAAATTCAAGTACTCTTAATGCACTTCAATCCTTCCTAAGCAATTCTTCTCCCTTCGAAGCCCATTTTTAAGATAGAGACTAGATCACTAGGATCTCATCTCTTGGAATCCaaattaaattttcaatttttagaAAATTGAGGGTATCAAGATTCGAAATTGACCTACTATGATAAGTCACCAACTCTTCCAAACCTATGGGTGTTACAAGAAGCTCTTAATTTGGATCATATAATTTTAACATTCTGCACCTTCCTCCTCGTCAATGATCGTATAACCAGTTTAACGTAAACAAAGAGGAATCCAAAAAAATTAAGTACACGGTATAAACACAAGAAAATTACCAAATGCAAAGCATTTCGAGTGGCAAGAGTAGTGTACACATTCCCATATATAGTAGTGAGTCCAATCACCTCCACTTCCGGCGAATTCAACGCTACAAATATTGCCATAGCATCATCTGTATAATCACATACACAACATTGCACAACCTTTAATCAACAACACTCTAATTCTTCTTCTTATCATTTCAATCAAATATaaaaatcaaaaaacacaaaaaatgaAAAAAGAGTACAAATTTCAGCTAAAGTTTTGATCTTTTAAATTGGGTTGTAATTATAATAATCAAAACATAAAACTCACTTGAATTTATAAATATTCTTGAAGTTTTGTGAAGTTCTTGAAACTTTCTTTAATTGTCACAAAAatgtatacatacatatattcgATGAAACAGTGTATATAAAAGTGTAAAGAGGTGATAAATTTACCGATGCCTGGATCAGTATCGATGATCATCTTTTTGGGTGCAGCCATATTTTTGCTGTTTACAAGATCTTCTTGACCCCCACCACCACTGCTGTTAATGATTTTCCCTTgcttgtttttatttatttatatttgtTGATCATATTCTTATAtctatataaaaaataatttatattttaatccTAATAATCATATAACAATTTACAcgtattttaaaattttaatattaaatatatatatatatcgaataaatATTATCCATTTAAAAGTAAACATTAtttttcagttttaaacataaaaaatatataatttaagtttaatttaaaattaataaataaatttaagacaaatgtatttatattaaaatccacataattatttgaatataaaaatatttacaaaCCAAAAACATAAGTATAAacaataaataaaattaatatatggaaggaaattttaattttatacttATTTTAAGAAAATTAAGTATGTATTATAAATAAATGTATTATATTTTTGCATCATGGTATAGTGGTTTGATATCTCATTTCGGAAAATTTTTGAATATGTATTTTTTTTGAAGGAGTCGTCTAGATAAATTTTTGACTCGTCCACCTAACAAAAAAATTTATCTGAACAAGTGATTCAGGTATTGTTCACTGCTTTTGTCATGGTCCCGCaggttataattttaatatttaaccCTTAATGTTAAATAATGTAAGCATGATTATTAAAATAGACCGATTACAAACTTCGTCGATAATTAAAAAATTGATTAACAATATTTAACCGATTAATTCAAagaaataaaatttatttaatttaataattaattaataaattatcaataaatcataagatttttaaaaaataaattgatAAATCATAAATTGGTATCTCAACTAGAATCCACTTTCGTAATAACCCCCACAGGTCATATTCTAGATTTTTTTGTGCATTATGTAATTATAGcgttttttattattttctaattGGTAAATATTATGCAATATATCAGATATATCAAatataatcaattaattatcaatatgttgatttatatGTAATATGTTATAAAACCGATATAACGTTGCTAATATGCTAATAGAGCGTAGTAagtaaattatatattttatttatatttccTGAATGAATTTAAGTCGTTGTACGCTTAAAAgtaaaatgttaaaaattattttctaaaatacGGTCAATGTGTCCGGGAGAAACAAACTAAAAAATAATGCATACCATGAAGTGTGAACTAAATAGTTGAGCAAAATTTTTTAATTTTGGCTAAATGAACTTGAATTAATGAACTATTTCATGGTTAAAGTTACTATCAACTTGCAAGTACCATACTCAATTTTAAAAATGTATAACCAAAATCACAAAAACTTACGATCGTAATATTGAACAAAATAGTAAAAACTTACAATCGTAGTATTGAATGAAATAAAAATTACACAAATATAAAATTAGTAGTTTTTAACAACCCAACAAAAAAAAGTTGTTTTTAACGGAAAAATGTTAGATTATGAAATATTACCAATTACGTTGATATTATATCATTGTCAATGTTATAACATGTGAACTAAACTTGATCCGGTGTACTTAATTTTTTAAACTTTTGAGCAAAGTCATAGTTTTATTGTATGTCAGATAATTTTCAGTGtcataatttattaattaaaattgaTCTAATTCACCTAATTTTTATCTAGTGAACAAAATTTAAAATCCAATCTATCATTCTTAATTTCATAGCATAATTCATTTTGTTACTCTCCAATTGATCAATGAATTTGAATACGTAATCAATatcaaattttttataatttataaagaTAATGTTACATGTGCGCGTATATGTAcgtaaaatatatttttttcaattATTTAGTCAATATAATATTCATGTGTCTTGTATTAGTGATTTTAATCCACAAAGTACTTAACAAATATATCGTATAAATATTGAACAAACACGTTTTATAAATTTTTGCTTCAGTATAAGTGTATACATGAACATTAGATATTAATTATCATTGTGTAATTAATATATATCGTATTAATGTAGAATAAActcaaattataatttttatttaatttttttaatgtaAGTGCATAATTGACTATAAGACTTTATTAATCATAACTTATGTGTACTTTCGTAAATGTAAATATAACGATGACAtcaaaaaatattatattactAATTAAAATAGATGTTATGTGTTAGTtcatttattttttttgtaaagTAACTACTTTTATATGTTAAATTTTGATTAATATTTTTACTTTAATAGTAAATTTACattatttagaaatatatatatatatatatatatgtaagtccaattttcaaaaaaaaaaactatttttataaaCATAATAACACACAAGGGCAAATTTGTTATTACAAATTAATAAAATTTCTTACTAATTTTCATGAATAAACTGTCAAAAAAAAAATGATAATACGAGAATGATGATGTATTATAGTATATTACATATTTGTTTTTGGTTTATTTCATTTTATATTAGAGATATCCGAAAATTTAAGCTCGTGATAAGTGATACCAGGTTAACAACCTTTTTTTATCGATTTATAGGAAATTCACGGCGTGACTAAAAATTTGATACTACGTAGTAAATTTTGAGAAAGAGTTGTGCATGGATATGCGACTATATTATTATCGACTTTCTGATAAATATTTGATACTGCGTAGTCTTCTTTGTATTATATAGATAGAAATTTCGCGTAAGACAAAGTGATACTACAATATTATCTATTTGTAAGCAAATATTTgatattttataatatttcaTGAATAATCATTTAATTCAATTacttaaaattaaattataaataatatcatAATTATGTTTaaagtaaaaaataaaatatcttaATATTTACGACACTCACATATTATGTGTGTGATTAACAATACATGTGATTATATTGTTTAGTAGGATAAAATATTTGAATGGGTAAACTCAAGTTCGATTTTTActaacaaaatttattttaataaatattaaatataaggAAAAGTTAGTCATtacaaattataaataaaaagTTTCACAAATTTTATACTCATGTTCG
This window contains:
- the LOC141673087 gene encoding putative uridine nucleosidase 2 isoform X2 translates to MAIFVALNSPEVEVIGLTTIYGNVYTTLATRNALHLLEVAGRTDIPVAEGSHVTITQGTKLRIADFVHGTDGLGNQNFPPPKGKPIKQSAAEFLVEQAKLYPGEVSVVALGPLTNIALAVQLDSNFTKNVGEIVILGGAFSVNGNVNPAAEANIFGDPDAADIVFTSGANILAVGINVTHQVVMTDTDLDTLSKATGKFAEYLCKILEVYFSYHREAYCTKGVYLHDPTALLAAVHPSLLTYTEGAVRVQTNGITRGLTLFYNKQKRFGEVTEWSDKPSVKVAVTVDAPKIVKLVMDRLMSL
- the LOC141673087 gene encoding putative uridine nucleosidase 2 isoform X1 is translated as MAAPKKMIIDTDPGIDDAMAIFVALNSPEVEVIGLTTIYGNVYTTLATRNALHLLEVAGRTDIPVAEGSHVTITQGTKLRIADFVHGTDGLGNQNFPPPKGKPIKQSAAEFLVEQAKLYPGEVSVVALGPLTNIALAVQLDSNFTKNVGEIVILGGAFSVNGNVNPAAEANIFGDPDAADIVFTSGANILAVGINVTHQVVMTDTDLDTLSKATGKFAEYLCKILEVYFSYHREAYCTKGVYLHDPTALLAAVHPSLLTYTEGAVRVQTNGITRGLTLFYNKQKRFGEVTEWSDKPSVKVAVTVDAPKIVKLVMDRLMSL